One Thermococcus sp. genomic window carries:
- a CDS encoding intein-containing RctB family protein, with the protein ISANLYVRERDYSIETTSGYYEGKSVSAELRVASRSFALLLEKLGMPRGKKTEKAYRVPEWIMEAPLWVKRNFLAGLFAADGSIVEFKGNTPLPINLTQSKSEELAENLAEFLDDVAKLLAEFDIKTTLYKVKSKKGVTYRLSIVGEDSIRTFVERINYEYDLEKKAKGLIAAAYIKLKERVREERRWAVEKAREVYERTGSVKEAHEAVKDVVNRRFVERSIYEGYRETRVPKDFPTFEEFARERGYEGGFVAERVVKVERVRPSYTKFYDVGVYHEAHNFIANGVVVHNCGVRLIRTNLTENEVRPRIKELVDTLFKNVPSGLGSKGRVRLHWTQLDDVLADGAKWAVDNGYGWKEDLEHLEEGGRMEGADPEAVSQKAKQRGAPQLGSLGSGNHFLEVQVVDKIFDEEIAKAYGLFEGQVVVMVHTGSRGLGHQVASDYLRIMEKANRKYGIPWPDRELVSVPFQSEEGQRYFSAMKAAANFAWANRQMITHWVRESFEEVFKRKAEDMEMGIVYDVAHNIAKVEEHEVDGRKVTVVVHRKGATRAFPAGHPDVPKAYRDVGQPVLIPGSMGTASYVLAGAEGSMRETFGSSCHGAGRLLSRKAATRQYRGDKLRNELLKRGIYVRAASLRVVAEEAPGAYKSVDNVVSVVHQAGIAKLVARMKPMGVAKG; encoded by the coding sequence ATAAGTGCCAACCTCTACGTCCGCGAGAGGGACTACAGCATCGAAACAACCAGCGGCTACTACGAAGGAAAGAGCGTCTCTGCGGAGCTGAGGGTTGCCTCAAGGAGCTTCGCTCTCCTACTTGAGAAACTCGGCATGCCAAGGGGCAAGAAAACGGAGAAAGCCTACCGCGTTCCAGAGTGGATAATGGAGGCTCCGCTTTGGGTCAAGAGAAACTTCTTAGCTGGACTCTTCGCGGCAGACGGAAGCATAGTCGAGTTCAAGGGCAACACGCCGCTCCCGATAAACCTTACCCAGTCGAAGAGCGAGGAACTTGCTGAAAACCTTGCCGAGTTTTTAGACGACGTTGCAAAGCTCCTCGCGGAGTTCGACATAAAGACGACCCTCTACAAGGTCAAGTCGAAGAAAGGCGTAACCTACAGGCTCTCGATAGTAGGAGAGGACAGCATCAGAACCTTCGTCGAGAGGATAAACTACGAGTACGACCTCGAAAAGAAGGCCAAAGGCCTCATCGCGGCTGCCTACATCAAGCTCAAGGAGCGCGTTAGGGAGGAGCGCAGGTGGGCCGTCGAAAAGGCGAGGGAAGTCTATGAGAGGACGGGGAGTGTAAAGGAGGCCCATGAGGCCGTTAAAGACGTTGTAAACAGGCGCTTCGTCGAGAGGAGTATCTACGAAGGCTACAGAGAGACGAGGGTTCCGAAGGACTTCCCGACCTTTGAGGAGTTCGCCAGGGAGAGAGGTTATGAAGGCGGCTTCGTCGCGGAGAGGGTGGTAAAAGTCGAGAGGGTCAGGCCAAGCTACACCAAATTCTACGACGTCGGCGTTTACCACGAGGCCCACAACTTCATAGCCAACGGCGTCGTCGTCCACAACTGCGGCGTCCGCCTCATCAGAACGAACCTCACCGAGAATGAGGTAAGGCCCCGCATCAAGGAGCTCGTCGACACGCTCTTCAAGAACGTGCCCTCTGGCCTGGGAAGCAAGGGTAGAGTAAGGCTCCACTGGACGCAGTTGGATGATGTCTTAGCTGACGGTGCCAAATGGGCCGTTGACAACGGCTACGGCTGGAAAGAGGATTTGGAGCACCTCGAGGAAGGCGGCAGGATGGAAGGGGCAGACCCTGAGGCGGTCAGCCAGAAGGCGAAGCAAAGGGGCGCTCCACAGCTTGGTTCTCTCGGCTCGGGAAACCACTTCCTTGAGGTTCAGGTAGTTGACAAGATATTCGACGAGGAGATAGCAAAGGCCTACGGCCTCTTCGAGGGACAGGTCGTTGTGATGGTTCACACAGGTTCAAGGGGTCTCGGCCACCAGGTTGCGAGCGACTACCTCAGGATAATGGAGAAGGCCAACAGGAAGTACGGCATTCCCTGGCCCGACAGGGAATTGGTGAGCGTTCCCTTCCAGAGCGAGGAGGGGCAGAGATACTTCTCAGCTATGAAGGCCGCGGCAAACTTCGCTTGGGCCAACAGGCAGATGATAACCCACTGGGTCAGGGAGAGCTTTGAGGAAGTCTTCAAGAGAAAAGCCGAAGACATGGAAATGGGCATCGTCTACGATGTAGCACACAACATAGCGAAGGTCGAGGAGCACGAGGTCGATGGAAGGAAAGTTACTGTCGTCGTCCACAGGAAGGGGGCCACAAGGGCATTCCCTGCAGGACACCCGGACGTGCCCAAAGCGTACCGCGACGTCGGCCAACCTGTCCTTATTCCGGGCTCGATGGGAACAGCCAGCTATGTCTTAGCGGGAGCCGAGGGGTCTATGAGAGAAACGTTCGGTTCAAGCTGTCACGGCGCCGGTAGATTGCTGAGCAGGAAGGCCGCAACGAGGCAATACCGTGGCGACAAACTTAGAAACGAGCTGTTGAAGAGGGGTATCTACGTCCGCGCGGCGTCGCTCAGGGTAGTGGCTGAAGAGGCTCCTGGAGCGTATAAGAGTGTGGACAACGTCGTTAGCGTCGTCCACCAAGCAGGGATAGCGAAGCTAGTGGCTAGGATGAAGCCCATGGGTGTTGCGAAGGGATGA